A region of Myxococcus stipitatus DSM 14675 DNA encodes the following proteins:
- a CDS encoding MupA/Atu3671 family FMN-dependent luciferase-like monooxygenase produces MKNVEDVYKLSPLQRELLARPSSSPEPRVEHLQWSFRGELDEAALEGALKELVRRHTALRTALFTQGLPEPMQVVRAQVDPTVERHDLTGLPEAEQTARIEQHLATQRERGLNLIAAPLAGLTLFRTSQAMGTCVFGYSPLVLDRASARICVKELFQLYKATREKSEAGLEPGQPFRKYVAWLEQQDSREAEVRFREALHGLPPSMLSERAGTQELPGASDWLTQQLVLSTSESETVQTFLRKNKVGLGTLVQAAWAVLLRLQTGHADTRFGVYSPGRPAGTPWSEVMVGGLANTLPRRISVPSEGNLLRWLRGLHADLSAWQSADGVSSAQVRQWLGVPEGAPLFQSVVSTEELAEDDVLVPLARGLGFQPPAVPLSAPAHPLTVGVVSAARVSLRLTYDTRRFESLAIIHLTGQLHGLLVGMTTQPEQDLSALLQSTEEPPRVTASSSRELGPRELQALLARHPAVRQVTVTQGPQGLVSHVVPAPRPGAGKKLDFSLFFFADDGGGSERYRLYLEAGKFADQNGFSAVWSPERHFHEHGGLYPNPAVLNAALATVTKNVGLRAGSVVLPLQSPFRVAEEWSIVDNLSKGRAGISIASGWVPNDFAFAPENYANKREVMFRNLDLVQRLWRGESIPAKDGVGNDITLRVFPRPVQEELPIWVTCAGGLDLFEKTGRDGYHMLTSLLGQSLEDALQKTGVYQTHLRNAGHDPSKRVATLMMHTFLGKDTQEVLHKVREPLTSYLASHVHLMQTMAKSLNLQVDINEPKWVRYVASFAFERYYRTGALIGTPTSCLPMVDRIIEGGVNEVACFIDFGVETDDVLESLVHLAELKRLVDDEALRTRHVLNEYLDERLPGARPAVTFNVVEALPAVA; encoded by the coding sequence ATGAAGAACGTCGAGGATGTCTACAAGTTGTCCCCTCTCCAACGGGAGCTCCTCGCGCGGCCCTCGTCGTCGCCCGAGCCCCGTGTCGAACATCTCCAATGGAGCTTCCGCGGCGAGCTGGATGAAGCGGCCCTGGAGGGCGCGCTGAAGGAGCTGGTGCGCCGTCATACCGCGCTGCGCACCGCCCTCTTCACCCAAGGCCTCCCGGAGCCCATGCAGGTGGTCCGCGCCCAGGTCGACCCCACCGTGGAGCGACACGACCTCACGGGGCTCCCGGAGGCGGAGCAGACCGCGCGCATCGAGCAGCACCTGGCGACGCAGCGCGAGCGGGGCCTGAACCTCATCGCCGCGCCCCTCGCCGGGCTGACGCTCTTCCGCACCTCGCAGGCCATGGGGACGTGCGTCTTCGGCTACAGCCCCCTCGTGCTGGACCGGGCCTCGGCGCGCATCTGCGTCAAGGAGCTCTTCCAGCTCTACAAGGCCACGCGAGAGAAGTCCGAGGCGGGACTCGAGCCGGGCCAGCCCTTCCGCAAGTACGTCGCCTGGCTGGAGCAGCAGGATTCGCGCGAGGCGGAGGTGCGCTTCCGGGAGGCCCTCCACGGCCTGCCGCCGTCGATGCTCTCCGAGCGCGCGGGGACGCAGGAGCTCCCTGGCGCCTCGGACTGGCTCACGCAGCAGCTCGTCCTCTCCACCTCGGAGAGCGAGACCGTGCAGACCTTCCTTCGCAAGAACAAGGTGGGCCTCGGCACGCTGGTCCAGGCGGCCTGGGCGGTGTTGCTGCGCCTCCAGACGGGCCACGCGGACACGCGCTTCGGCGTGTACTCGCCGGGCCGCCCCGCGGGGACACCGTGGAGCGAGGTGATGGTGGGGGGACTGGCGAACACGCTCCCCCGACGCATCTCCGTCCCCTCCGAGGGCAACCTGCTGCGCTGGCTGCGAGGCCTGCACGCCGACCTGAGCGCCTGGCAGTCCGCCGATGGCGTCTCCTCGGCGCAGGTCCGGCAGTGGCTCGGCGTCCCGGAGGGCGCACCGCTCTTCCAGAGCGTCGTCTCCACCGAGGAGCTCGCCGAGGACGACGTGCTGGTGCCGCTCGCGCGCGGACTGGGCTTCCAGCCCCCCGCCGTTCCGCTCTCCGCGCCCGCGCATCCGCTCACCGTCGGCGTGGTGTCCGCCGCACGCGTGTCGCTGCGGCTCACCTACGACACGCGCCGCTTCGAGTCCCTGGCCATCATCCACCTCACCGGTCAGCTCCACGGCCTGTTGGTCGGCATGACGACGCAGCCCGAGCAGGACCTCTCCGCGCTCCTGCAATCGACGGAGGAGCCGCCGCGCGTCACCGCGTCCTCTTCGAGAGAGCTCGGCCCTCGGGAGCTCCAGGCGTTGCTGGCGCGGCACCCCGCCGTGCGCCAGGTCACCGTGACGCAAGGCCCCCAGGGGCTCGTGAGTCATGTCGTTCCCGCGCCCCGTCCAGGCGCGGGGAAGAAGCTCGACTTCAGCCTCTTCTTCTTCGCCGATGACGGAGGCGGCTCGGAGCGCTATCGCCTCTACCTGGAGGCGGGGAAGTTCGCGGACCAGAACGGCTTCTCCGCGGTGTGGTCGCCCGAGCGCCACTTCCATGAGCATGGAGGGCTCTATCCGAACCCCGCCGTGCTGAACGCCGCGCTGGCCACGGTGACGAAGAACGTGGGCCTGCGCGCGGGGAGCGTGGTGCTGCCGCTCCAGAGCCCGTTCCGGGTCGCCGAGGAGTGGTCCATCGTCGACAACCTCTCCAAGGGGCGCGCCGGCATCTCCATCGCATCCGGCTGGGTGCCCAACGACTTCGCCTTCGCGCCCGAGAACTACGCGAACAAGCGCGAGGTGATGTTCCGCAACCTGGACCTCGTCCAGCGGCTCTGGCGAGGTGAGTCCATTCCGGCGAAGGACGGCGTGGGCAACGACATCACGCTGCGCGTCTTCCCCCGGCCCGTCCAGGAGGAGCTGCCCATCTGGGTCACCTGCGCGGGCGGGCTGGACCTCTTCGAGAAGACGGGCCGCGACGGCTATCACATGCTGACGTCGCTCCTGGGCCAGTCGCTCGAGGACGCGCTCCAGAAGACGGGCGTCTACCAGACACACCTGAGGAACGCGGGGCACGACCCGTCCAAGCGGGTGGCCACGTTGATGATGCACACGTTCCTCGGCAAGGACACGCAGGAGGTGCTGCACAAGGTCCGCGAGCCCCTGACGTCGTACCTGGCCTCGCACGTCCACCTCATGCAGACGATGGCCAAGAGCCTCAACCTGCAGGTGGACATCAACGAGCCGAAGTGGGTGCGCTACGTCGCCTCGTTCGCCTTCGAGCGCTACTACCGGACGGGGGCGCTGATTGGCACGCCCACCTCATGCCTGCCCATGGTGGACCGCATCATCGAGGGCGGCGTCAACGAGGTCGCCTGCTTCATCGACTTCGGCGTGGAGACGGACGATGTCCTCGAGAGCCTCGTGCACCTGGCGGAGCTCAAGCGGCTCGTCGATGACGAGGCCCTGCGCACCCGCCATGTCCTCAACGAGTACCTGGACGAGCGCCTCCCGGGTGCGCGTCCGGCGGTGACGTTCAACGTGGTGGAGGCGCTTCCGGCCGTGGCCTGA
- a CDS encoding non-ribosomal peptide synthetase encodes MKNVEDVYRLSPMQQGILFHTLRAPETGTYVEQIYWTWHGEFQIELLQRAWELVAERHSALRSAFFWEGLPEPVQAVRRKVRLPWALHDWQGTPEADWQPRFEEVLEADRRQGFVLAAAPLLRLYAVKLTPERHLCALSYHHLLMDGWSAPLCLQEVLRLYDACRRGEDAGLEPARPFRDYIAWLDRQDLPRAEHFWRQALQGFTTPNVLGIERAQRPASTKERYGVRSLRLSAELSAQLAVLSRKHQLTLSTLVQGAWALLLSHYSGLADVAFGMVTSGRPPSLPGVEAMLGTFINTVATRVRVPPEAPLIPWLKQLQSEQFAARSHDFTSLVDVHGWSQVPRGRPLFESIIIYENFPTPEGVASVNGRSRVDGFARTEGRTGYPISLVVLPEAVLTLQINYQEGRLAAEAIERMLGHLRTLLHSIAETPDARLQDVGILDAAERGRLLIEWNDTRTALPQEACVHQLFEAQVARTPHAIAARMGAHQRTYAELEARANQVAHFLRARGVGPEVLVGLYLPRSLELLAALLGILKAGGAYVPLDVTSPPERLGKQLHDCGGPLVLTHTTARPGLPAEARAVCLDEVEDLLQAQERSAPEGQVHADNLAYVLFTSGSTGRPKGVMVPHRGVVNYLAWSERAYAADEGAGTLVHSPLSFDLTVTSLFTPWLTGKTVTLVAEGEGGEPLAAALQTERGLSLLKLTPAHLELLSHLLPAAEAEGKTRAFVIGGEALWPRQVQFWKTFAPGTRLINEYGPTETVVGCCTHEVTQPPTEGASLPIGRPISNTRVYVLDDLRRPVPIGLPGELYVGGEGVTRGYLGQPARTAERYVPDPFSQEPGARLYRTGDQVRWLPEGHLEYLGRTDFQLKLRGYRIEPGEIEAILQQDASIQQALVVVREDVPGDKRLVAYLVPTTGAALAPASLRGALREKLPEYMVPSAFVVLEAFPLTPNGKVHREALPAPEATTAPPRTVLVEPGSTEEKLATLFADVLRVPSVGRHDDFFALGGHSLLAVRLMAELERRLGRRLPLAMLHTHSSVERIAAFLDGAEATPASTLVPLQPRGARPPLFLVHPIGGNSLCYLPLSRALGGDQPLHAFEAPGLDGKREPLDSIPRIAATYVELLRERHPQGPYLLGGWSMGGVIAFEMARQLTHAGERVAHLFLFDSWIPALTPPSVPQPPRSEVEVLASLASEFGRMAGKPLSLSATELEPLATPARLALLHQRASDAGVLPPGMGQRELTVVSTVIQAHLRAMFQYHPPRDYPGPISLFRPLKGPRVPPSDPSGGWAELALQPLRLHPIPGDHHTLLTEPHVQVLAALLQSVLGPAHPESHLLSGRTSNP; translated from the coding sequence GTGAAGAACGTCGAGGACGTCTACCGCCTCTCGCCGATGCAGCAGGGGATTCTGTTCCACACGCTTCGGGCCCCGGAGACGGGGACGTATGTGGAACAGATCTACTGGACGTGGCACGGCGAGTTCCAAATCGAGCTGCTCCAGCGAGCCTGGGAGCTCGTGGCGGAGCGCCACAGCGCGCTGCGCTCCGCCTTCTTCTGGGAGGGTCTGCCCGAGCCGGTTCAAGCCGTGCGCCGGAAGGTCCGGCTCCCCTGGGCGCTGCACGACTGGCAAGGAACACCGGAGGCGGATTGGCAGCCTCGCTTCGAGGAGGTGCTCGAAGCCGACCGCCGCCAGGGCTTCGTCCTCGCGGCGGCGCCGCTGCTGCGCCTCTACGCCGTCAAGCTCACGCCCGAGCGGCACCTGTGTGCCCTGAGCTATCACCACCTGTTGATGGATGGCTGGTCGGCGCCCCTGTGCCTCCAGGAAGTCCTGCGGCTCTACGACGCCTGCCGCCGAGGAGAGGACGCCGGGCTTGAGCCCGCGAGGCCCTTCCGGGACTACATCGCCTGGCTGGACCGCCAGGACCTGCCTCGAGCGGAGCACTTCTGGAGACAAGCGCTCCAGGGCTTCACGACGCCCAACGTCCTCGGTATCGAGCGAGCCCAGAGGCCCGCGAGCACGAAGGAGCGCTACGGTGTCCGGTCCCTGCGTCTCTCCGCGGAGCTGAGTGCACAGCTCGCGGTGCTCTCGCGCAAGCACCAGCTCACCCTGAGCACGCTGGTGCAGGGGGCCTGGGCCCTGCTGCTGAGCCACTACAGTGGCCTCGCGGATGTCGCCTTCGGAATGGTGACGTCTGGCCGTCCCCCGTCGCTGCCGGGGGTGGAGGCGATGCTCGGCACCTTCATCAACACGGTGGCGACCCGCGTGCGAGTGCCACCGGAAGCCCCTCTCATCCCCTGGCTCAAGCAGCTCCAGTCGGAGCAGTTCGCCGCGCGCAGCCACGACTTCACGTCGCTCGTCGACGTCCACGGCTGGAGCCAGGTGCCACGAGGAAGGCCCCTGTTCGAGAGCATCATCATCTACGAGAACTTCCCCACCCCCGAGGGCGTCGCGAGTGTGAACGGCCGCTCCCGGGTGGATGGCTTCGCGAGGACCGAGGGACGCACGGGGTACCCCATCAGCCTCGTGGTGCTGCCCGAGGCCGTGCTCACGCTTCAAATCAACTATCAGGAGGGCCGCCTGGCAGCAGAGGCCATCGAGCGGATGCTGGGGCACTTGCGGACCTTGCTCCACTCCATCGCGGAGACGCCCGACGCGCGGCTCCAGGATGTCGGCATCCTCGACGCCGCCGAGCGGGGGCGGCTACTCATCGAATGGAACGACACCCGCACCGCCCTGCCCCAGGAAGCCTGCGTCCACCAGCTCTTCGAGGCGCAGGTCGCACGCACGCCCCACGCCATCGCCGCGAGGATGGGAGCGCACCAACGGACCTACGCGGAGCTGGAGGCCCGCGCCAATCAAGTCGCCCACTTCCTGCGCGCCAGGGGCGTGGGGCCCGAGGTCCTGGTGGGCCTCTACCTCCCTCGCTCGCTCGAGCTGCTCGCCGCGCTGCTCGGCATCCTCAAGGCAGGAGGCGCCTATGTCCCGCTCGACGTCACCTCGCCTCCGGAGCGACTGGGAAAGCAGCTGCACGACTGCGGCGGCCCGCTCGTCCTCACGCACACGACCGCGCGACCGGGGCTCCCGGCGGAGGCCCGCGCGGTGTGTCTCGATGAGGTCGAGGACCTCCTCCAGGCCCAGGAGCGCTCCGCGCCGGAGGGGCAGGTCCACGCGGACAACCTCGCGTATGTCCTGTTCACGTCGGGCTCCACCGGGCGGCCCAAGGGCGTCATGGTTCCGCACCGGGGCGTCGTCAACTACCTCGCGTGGAGCGAAAGAGCCTATGCGGCGGACGAAGGCGCGGGGACGCTCGTCCACTCGCCCCTGAGCTTCGACCTCACCGTCACGTCGCTCTTCACCCCGTGGCTCACGGGGAAGACGGTGACGCTCGTCGCCGAGGGAGAGGGCGGAGAGCCACTCGCCGCGGCGCTCCAGACGGAGCGTGGGCTCAGTCTGCTCAAGCTCACGCCCGCGCACCTGGAGCTGCTCTCGCATCTCCTCCCCGCCGCCGAAGCCGAGGGGAAGACGCGCGCCTTCGTCATCGGCGGAGAAGCCCTGTGGCCTCGGCAGGTCCAGTTCTGGAAGACCTTCGCGCCCGGCACACGCCTCATCAACGAGTACGGCCCCACCGAGACAGTCGTGGGGTGCTGCACCCATGAAGTCACCCAGCCACCGACAGAGGGGGCCTCCCTCCCCATCGGCCGCCCCATCTCCAACACGCGGGTCTACGTGTTGGATGACCTGCGACGCCCCGTTCCCATCGGGCTTCCGGGAGAGCTGTATGTCGGCGGCGAAGGGGTCACGCGAGGCTATCTCGGGCAGCCCGCGCGGACCGCCGAGCGCTACGTACCGGACCCGTTCAGCCAGGAGCCTGGAGCGCGGCTCTACCGCACGGGAGACCAGGTCCGTTGGCTGCCCGAAGGGCACCTCGAGTACCTGGGCCGCACCGACTTCCAGCTCAAGCTGCGGGGCTACCGCATCGAGCCAGGAGAGATCGAAGCCATCCTCCAGCAGGACGCCTCCATCCAGCAGGCCCTCGTCGTGGTCCGCGAGGACGTGCCCGGAGACAAGCGCCTCGTGGCCTATCTCGTCCCCACGACAGGGGCAGCCCTCGCGCCCGCCTCCCTGCGCGGTGCGCTCCGGGAGAAGCTGCCCGAGTACATGGTGCCCTCGGCCTTCGTGGTGCTGGAGGCCTTCCCCCTCACGCCCAACGGCAAGGTCCATCGCGAAGCCCTGCCCGCGCCCGAGGCCACCACCGCCCCGCCCCGCACGGTCCTCGTCGAACCAGGCTCGACGGAGGAGAAGCTCGCCACCCTCTTCGCCGACGTCCTGAGGGTGCCGAGCGTCGGCCGCCACGACGACTTCTTCGCATTGGGAGGCCACTCCCTGCTCGCGGTGCGCCTCATGGCCGAGCTCGAGCGTCGACTGGGACGGAGGCTGCCGCTCGCGATGCTGCACACCCACTCCAGCGTCGAGCGCATCGCGGCCTTCCTGGATGGCGCGGAAGCAACACCCGCCTCCACGCTCGTCCCCCTTCAGCCCCGGGGCGCGCGTCCGCCGCTCTTCCTGGTCCATCCCATCGGGGGCAACTCGCTCTGCTACTTGCCGCTCTCCAGAGCACTCGGAGGGGACCAACCGCTCCACGCCTTCGAGGCACCGGGACTCGACGGCAAACGCGAGCCTCTCGACAGCATCCCTCGCATCGCGGCCACCTACGTCGAGTTGCTGCGCGAGCGTCACCCCCAGGGTCCCTACCTGCTGGGAGGCTGGTCCATGGGCGGCGTCATCGCCTTCGAGATGGCCCGCCAGCTCACCCACGCCGGCGAGCGCGTGGCCCACCTCTTCCTCTTCGACAGCTGGATTCCCGCCCTGACTCCGCCGTCCGTCCCCCAGCCCCCTCGGAGCGAGGTCGAGGTCCTGGCCTCACTCGCCTCCGAGTTCGGACGCATGGCGGGCAAGCCCCTGTCCCTCTCCGCGACGGAGCTGGAGCCCCTCGCCACGCCCGCGCGACTGGCGCTGCTGCACCAGCGCGCCAGCGACGCGGGAGTCCTCCCCCCAGGCATGGGGCAGCGAGAGCTCACCGTCGTGAGCACCGTCATCCAGGCCCATCTGCGCGCGATGTTCCAGTACCACCCGCCCCGGGACTACCCAGGCCCCATCTCCCTCTTCCGCCCGCTGAAGGGGCCGCGAGTTCCCCCCTCGGACCCTTCCGGTGGCTGGGCCGAGCTCGCGCTCCAGCCGCTCCGGCTCCACCCCATTCCAGGCGACCACCACACGTTGCTCACCGAGCCACACGTCCAGGTGCTCGCCGCCCTGCTCCAGTCCGTCCTGGGGCCGGCTCATCCCGAATCCCATCTCTTGTCCGGGAGGACATCGAACCCATGA